The Pseudomonas sp. LFM046 region GTTCTGGCACGCCACCACGGTGTTGGTCGGCACATGGGTGATACGCACCGCGGAGTCGGTGGTGTTCACGTGCTGACCGCCCGCGCCGGAGGAGCGGTAGGTGTCGATGCGCAGGTCGGCCGGGTTGATCTCGATCTCGATGTTGTCATCGATTTCCGGCGAGGCGAATACCGCGGTAAACGAGGTGTGGCGACGGTTGCCCGAGTCGAAGGGGCTCTTGCGCACCAGGCGATGCACGCCGATCTCGGTGCGCAGCCAGCCGAAGGCGTACTCGCCCTTCACATGGACAGTGGCGCCCTTGATGCCGGCGACTTCGCCTTCGGACAGTTCGATGATGGTGGCGTCGAAGCCGCGCTTGTCGGCCCAGCGCAGGTACATGCGCAGCAGCATGTTGGCCCAGTCCTGGGCCTCGGTGCCGCCGGAGCCGGCCTGGATGTCCAGGTAGGCGTTGTTCATGTCCATCTCACCGCTGAACATGCGGCGGAATTCCAGCTTCTCGAGGATTTCGCGCAGGCGTTCGACTTCGGCGGCGACATCGTTCACGGCGCCTTCGTCGTTTTCCTCGACCGCCATGTCCAGCAGGTCACGGGAGTCGGCCAGACCGCCGGTGAGTTCGTCCAGCGTCTCGACGATCTGCGCCAGCTGCGCGCGTTCGCGGCCGAGGTTCTGGGCGTACTCCGGGTTGTTCCAGACGTTGGAGTCTTCGAGTTCGCGGTTTACTTCGACGAGACGATCATGCTTCTGATCGTAGTCAAAGATACCCCCGAATAGACAGGGTGCGATCGGAGAGGTCCTTGATGCTGTTCAGGATCGGGTTGATTTCCATGGCTGGAAGCGCTCGCTGGCAAAACTTTCGGAAAAGCCCGCGAGTATACCCGACTCATCCGATGCCGGCAGCATGCCAGCCGTGATTTGCTGCGATCCGGCGACGCACGGGCGCGCACCGCCGGTCCCTCTCCAACCTGATCGTTCCAGCCCGCAGCAGCGCCCGGGCCGACGCTCAGGCGCGAGGGTCGGCCACCACCATGGCCACCTGATTGCGGCCGTTGTTCTTGGCCTGATAGAGCCCCTGGTCGGCCATGTCCACCAGCACCAGGGACGCCTGGCCCACCTTCGGCGTGAGGGTGGCGACGCCGATGCTGACGCTCAGCACCGAACCCGGCGCCGGCAAGTCGTGGGGAATTCCCAGGGCTTCCACCGAGCGCCGCACCTTTTCCGCCAGCAGTCGCGCGCCGCCGGCGGCAGTGCCCGGCAACACCATGGCGAACTCTTCGCCGCCATA contains the following coding sequences:
- the prfB gene encoding peptide chain release factor 2 (programmed frameshift), with the protein product MEINPILNSIKDLSDRTLSIRGYLDYDQKHDRLVEVNRELEDSNVWNNPEYAQNLGRERAQLAQIVETLDELTGGLADSRDLLDMAVEENDEGAVNDVAAEVERLREILEKLEFRRMFSGEMDMNNAYLDIQAGSGGTEAQDWANMLLRMYLRWADKRGFDATIIELSEGEVAGIKGATVHVKGEYAFGWLRTEIGVHRLVRKSPFDSGNRRHTSFTAVFASPEIDDNIEIEINPADLRIDTYRSSGAGGQHVNTTDSAVRITHVPTNTVVACQNERSQHANKDTAMKMLRAKLYEQEMQKRTAASQALEDTKSDIGWGHQIRSYVLDQSRIKDLRTGVERSDCDKVLDGDLDEYLEASLKQGL